The following nucleotide sequence is from Nocardioides daedukensis.
CGTGTGGTGGGTATGGCCGCAGGGGCGCTGACCACCTTGGCGTACGTCGTCTTCGAGGCCGCCTTGGTCGGCATCTTCGCGTTCTTCGCAAGCACGTTCGTCTCCGCGCACCTGGGACCCGACGTCAACTGGATCTGGTTCGCCGTCCTCATGCTCGGTGTCAACGCGTTGCTGACCTACTTCGACATCAACATCACCGCGAAGATCCTCGGGATCTTCCTGATCACCGAGATCCTCATGCTCGCCCTCATGACCGGGTCGATCCTCTTCACCGGTGGTGGACCCGAGGGTTGGTCCCTGGGTTCACTGAACCCTCTGAACGCCTTCCAGAACCTTGACGAGACCGTGACCGACCCGTCCAACGCCGGGGCCACCCTGGCGGTCGCCGGCAGCGCGGGCATCGGTCTGTTCTTCGCCTTCTGGTCGTGGGTCGGGTTCGAGTCGACAGCGATGTATGGCGAAGAGTCGCGCGAGCCGAAGAAGATCATTCCTCGCGCCACGATGCTCTCAGTGGTCTGCATCGGCCTGTTCTATGTCTTGGTCTCGTGGTCGGCAATCGTCGGCACGGGGCCCAGCCAAGCCGTGGCCCTGGCTCAGGACGGTGGCACCGCGGGCCAGATCTTCTTCGGTCCTGTTGAGGAGCACCTCGGTCACTGGTCGGTCATCCTGTTCGAGTTCTTGTTGATGACCGGCTCCTACGCCTGCGGTATGGCCTTCCACAACTGCGCTTCTCGCTACATCTACGCGATCGGGCGCGAGGACCTCATCCCCGGTTTCGGTCGAACCTTGGGTGCCTCGCATGAGAAGCACGGGTCGCCGTACATCGCTGGCTTCGTGCAGACCGCCATCGCCACCCTGATCGTGTTCTGGTTCTTCTTCACCGACCGTGACCCCTACGGCCAGCTCTATGCACTGATGGCGATCATGGGCACGACCGCGATCATGATCGTGCAGGCGTTGGCAGCCTTCGCTTGCATCGCCTACTTCCACGTGCACAAGAAGCATCAGGAGACGGCGCACTGGTTCCGCACGTTCCTGGCTCCCCTGATCGGTGGGGTCGGCATGCTCTACGTGATCTGGCTGCTGATCGAGAACGCCAGCTTCGCGGCGGGTGCGGCGGCCAGCGACATCGTGTTCAAGTCCTCTCCATGGGTCGTGGCCGCAGTCGGACTGAGTGGTCTGTTGTTCGCGCTCTATGCGAAGAGGTTCTCCCCGGAGCGCTACGAAATCATCGGCCGGGTCGTGCTCGAGGACACCCAGGAACGCGACTGACGATGCTGCGTCCGTTGATGCTGCACGAGATCGACGAGGAGGCTCGGGCCTCCTCGTTGGTCTACACGTTCGGCGGTGTGGAGCCGGTTGCCACACTGCTGCGAGGCACCGATCTCCGTACGTCGACGTTGGACTGCTTCGCTGGTCTGGTGCGGCGGGCAGAGGACCTCCCCTCGGTCGTGTGTGACCCGCGTTATCTGAACCCGCAGACGGGGCCCTTCTATGTCGAGGGCGCTCGGCCGGGGGACACCCTTGCGGTTCACTTCGCCAGTATTGAACCGCGCCATGACTGGGGTGTCAGCTCCACGGTGCCGTTCTTCGGAGCGCTCACCGCGAGCCGTGACACCGCCCTGCTGCACGAGGCACTGCCTGAGCGCACCTGGATCTATGACCTCGACTCCGCGGAGGGGCAAGTGCACTTCAGGGCGCTTGACAGCGGGCTCACGGTTCCGCTGCCGCTGGATCCGATGCACGGCACCGTCGGGGTTGCCCCACCCCTGGGTGAAGTGCGTTCCTCGCTGACACCGGGCAGTTGGGGCGGCAACATGGACACCCCGGAGATGCGTGCCGGAGCCACGTGCTATCTCGGTGTGAATGTCGAGGGTGCGCTGCTGAGTTTCGGCGACGGACATGCCCGGCAGGGCGAGGGCGAATCGTGCGGTGTGGCGGTTGAATGCGCCATGGACACGACGCTGCGCGTGGATGTCGTGTCGGGTGTGGTGACACCTTGGCCGCGGATCGAGACTGACGACCACTGGATGACGACCGGCTCGGCCAAGCCGCTGGAGGACGCCTTCCGCATTGCCCACACCCAGATGGTGCGCTGGCTCGAAGACCTGCTGGACCTGAGCACGATGGATGCCTACCAGCTGGTGGCTCAGGTGGCTCTCACCCCGGTCGCCAACGTGTGCGACACCGTCTACACGGTCGTGTGCAAGGTGCCCAAGGCGTTCTTCCCAGGGGTCGTCGCCATGCACGGCGTCCACGACGCGCTTCGTCGTCCTTAGGCGAGGTGAATTCGGCCGTCGGGCCGCGAAGGTCACCTCTCCCCAGAGCGGCGAGCTGGGAGTAGGTTGAATTCGCGCAGTCGGTTGGGAGCTCGACTCGCACACGGGGCGAGGGAATCGAGCCGCTGTGACCTCATCCAACACACCTGGACCCGACACGGGCCGCATCCCGGCGCGGGAAGAGTCCCCGCCGGGCATGTCGCCCAGCGCACTGCGCAGGTGGAGCCGAGCGGGACTGGCGCGACCGGACATCGTCGGCGTGCTGGTGGCTGCATGGTTCTTCAGTCAGTCGCTGGCACCGTCCCTGTTGTTGAGGTCCTGGCTCTTCCAAGGCGTCCTCACCGGGGTGAGCACTGCCGTCGGCTATTGGCTGGGCACGGGCCTGGCCCGGATGTTTCGCTGGGTCCTCGCCAAGACGAGGTGGGCACAGGTCCGGCCACCGGGGCAGCCGGCCGCCTGGCGTCTGGGGGCCGGGGTGGTGGCGATGCTGATCGTCGTCTGGTCGGTGGTGAAAGCGGCGCCCGAGCACGAGTGGACCTGGCAGCGCCTCGGCCATGAGGCCAGCTCGTTCTGGTTCCTGTATGTCGGCACGGCCGCCGTCGCACTGCTCGGCGCCGCAGTCATGTTCGCGGTGGGTGCACTGCTTCGGTTCCTGTGGTCGCGTCTCACTGGTGTCGGCAACTGGCTGTTGCCCAGGTGGATTGCCGGGGGACTGGCCCTGGTGCTTCTCACGTGGGCACTGCTGGCCGCGCTGAACAACGTGGTTCTCCAGCGCACCCTGGACGGTTTCAACGCCACCTTCGCCGCCGGCGACAGGGACCTTGACGGTGCGCCCGAGCAGCCGGAGTCGATGTTTCGTTCCGGTGGTCCGCGATCGTCGCTGGACTGGGCGTCGACCGGCCGCGAAGGACGCCGCTTCCTCACCCGAGGACCCGGCACGGAGGAGCTGACCGACTTCACCGCGGGGGACGTGGTCGAGCCGGTGCGGGTCTTCGTGGGTCGTGCCGAGGCTTCGAGCATCGCTGAGCGCGTGGAGCTGGCCATCCAGGAGCTGGAGACCTTCGGCGCCTTTGAGCGGGCTGCATTGCTGGTGGTGATCCCCACCGGGACCGGCTGGATCAACGAGCAGATCGTGCAGCCGATGGAATATCTCCACAACGGCAACATCGCCACCGTGGCCGTGCAATATTCCCACCTGCCCAGCCCGTTGGCGTTCATGGCCGAGCTGGACGCGGCGGGTGACACCGGAACGAGACTGGTCGCCGAGGTCGAGAAGCGACTGGCGGAGCTGGATGACCCGCCTCACCTGTACGTCGCGGGGGAGAGCCTCGGATCCTTCGGTGGTGCACGGGCGTTTGACTCGTTGGCCGACAGCGCCCGGCGTACGGCTGGGGCGCTCTGGGTCGGGCCACCCGCAAGCATGCACCTGCGTCGAGAGGCCGAGCGCATCAGACGTTCCGGGTCGACGCAGGTGCGACCAGTGGTCGGTGACGGGGAGGACTTCCTCTTCGTCAACCGCACCAGTGACTTCGACCGGGTGGAGGCGGACAGTCGGCCCCACTCGGTGTTCCTGCAACAGGCCGACGACGGAGTCGTGTGGTGGGACTGGGACACCGCCTACTCCCGGCCGGACTGGCTGGAGGAACCACTCGACGCCGAGGTCAACCCCGACATGCGCTGGACGCCGCTCACCACGTTCCTCCAGCTGGCCGTCGACATGGCGGTGAGCAACGACTTCGACGAAGGGCAGGGCCACCTCTACGGCACAATGCCGCTGACCGCCTGGCACGCGATCCTGGCTCCGGCCGGCTGGGATGAGCAGAAGGTGGAGCGCCTGCGCGAACGCCTGGAGTCGGTGCAAAGGTGAGGCCGCTGCGTCTCAAGGGCAGGTTTGATCGGGAACGACGGGTCAGCGCTGCCCGAACGGAGCGGCGTACACCAGCCAGGTGAGCGCCGCACAGTTGGCGACGACGGTGACCCAGAAGACCTGGCGGAACGGCTGCTTCCTGGTCTTGTGCCGGAACAGGTGTCGTGCGACCAGGGCGCCGGGCCAGCCACCGATCAGGCCGACAAGGTGCAGGGCGTTCTCGGAGATGCGCTGCGCGCGTTGTCTCGAGGCGGCCTTGTCGAGGCCATACATCGCGAAGGCGACGAGGCTGAAGAGTCCATAGGGGACCAGGACCAGCGTCGGGATGTGGTCGAAAGCCCACAGACCGATCAGGAGTGCGAAGAGCGAGACCACCACGGTGATGGCCATCAGTGCGCGTGCGCCACTCCGGTTCATGCTCGCTCCTTTATCCAAGGTGAGCCCAACGTAGGTCGGAAAGGGTTCCGTGTCCGACGATTTCCAGCAATCGCATGGGTGGCAAGATCGAGCACATGCAGCGATTCGCCGACGACACCGCACCGCGCCGACCCGATGTCACTGACGTCGAGATCGTGGGCGGGATCGAGAAGCGTGCGCTGGTGATCGTCGATCCGGACCCGACCTGGCCCGGCCAGTTCCGCACCCACGAGAGGCGCATCCGCGCCGCTCTCGACGCCACGGCCAGGCAGGTCGAGCACATCGGGTCCACCTCCGTGCCGGGTCTGGCCGCCAAGCCGATCATTGACATCCTCATCTGCGTCGACGACATCACCGCCGAGGAGGACTACCTCGACCCACTCCTGGGCGCAGGCTATGAACTGCGGGTGCGCGAGCCCGGACACCGGATGGTGCGCACACCCGAGCGCGACGTACACGTCCACATCCTCACCAGTGGCGCACCTGAAGCCGACGACTATCTGTTGCTGCGCAACCACCTGC
It contains:
- a CDS encoding GrpB family protein — encoded protein: MQRFADDTAPRRPDVTDVEIVGGIEKRALVIVDPDPTWPGQFRTHERRIRAALDATARQVEHIGSTSVPGLAAKPIIDILICVDDITAEEDYLDPLLGAGYELRVREPGHRMVRTPERDVHVHILTSGAPEADDYLLLRNHLRQDAGDRDLYEQTKRSLVTQEWSDMNAYADAKTEVITAIKDRARKAR
- a CDS encoding DUF1294 domain-containing protein, yielding MNRSGARALMAITVVVSLFALLIGLWAFDHIPTLVLVPYGLFSLVAFAMYGLDKAASRQRAQRISENALHLVGLIGGWPGALVARHLFRHKTRKQPFRQVFWVTVVANCAALTWLVYAAPFGQR
- a CDS encoding acetamidase/formamidase family protein, yielding MLRPLMLHEIDEEARASSLVYTFGGVEPVATLLRGTDLRTSTLDCFAGLVRRAEDLPSVVCDPRYLNPQTGPFYVEGARPGDTLAVHFASIEPRHDWGVSSTVPFFGALTASRDTALLHEALPERTWIYDLDSAEGQVHFRALDSGLTVPLPLDPMHGTVGVAPPLGEVRSSLTPGSWGGNMDTPEMRAGATCYLGVNVEGALLSFGDGHARQGEGESCGVAVECAMDTTLRVDVVSGVVTPWPRIETDDHWMTTGSAKPLEDAFRIAHTQMVRWLEDLLDLSTMDAYQLVAQVALTPVANVCDTVYTVVCKVPKAFFPGVVAMHGVHDALRRP
- a CDS encoding APC family permease, whose amino-acid sequence is MSADERVTKPATERGKPRVQRLKPNAVGLWGVMFMAVATAAPITAMVGNVPIAIGSGNGANAPAGYLVATIVLSLFALGYSAMAKHITSTGAFYGYISHGLGRVVGMAAGALTTLAYVVFEAALVGIFAFFASTFVSAHLGPDVNWIWFAVLMLGVNALLTYFDINITAKILGIFLITEILMLALMTGSILFTGGGPEGWSLGSLNPLNAFQNLDETVTDPSNAGATLAVAGSAGIGLFFAFWSWVGFESTAMYGEESREPKKIIPRATMLSVVCIGLFYVLVSWSAIVGTGPSQAVALAQDGGTAGQIFFGPVEEHLGHWSVILFEFLLMTGSYACGMAFHNCASRYIYAIGREDLIPGFGRTLGASHEKHGSPYIAGFVQTAIATLIVFWFFFTDRDPYGQLYALMAIMGTTAIMIVQALAAFACIAYFHVHKKHQETAHWFRTFLAPLIGGVGMLYVIWLLIENASFAAGAAASDIVFKSSPWVVAAVGLSGLLFALYAKRFSPERYEIIGRVVLEDTQERD
- a CDS encoding alpha/beta-hydrolase family protein, translating into MSPSALRRWSRAGLARPDIVGVLVAAWFFSQSLAPSLLLRSWLFQGVLTGVSTAVGYWLGTGLARMFRWVLAKTRWAQVRPPGQPAAWRLGAGVVAMLIVVWSVVKAAPEHEWTWQRLGHEASSFWFLYVGTAAVALLGAAVMFAVGALLRFLWSRLTGVGNWLLPRWIAGGLALVLLTWALLAALNNVVLQRTLDGFNATFAAGDRDLDGAPEQPESMFRSGGPRSSLDWASTGREGRRFLTRGPGTEELTDFTAGDVVEPVRVFVGRAEASSIAERVELAIQELETFGAFERAALLVVIPTGTGWINEQIVQPMEYLHNGNIATVAVQYSHLPSPLAFMAELDAAGDTGTRLVAEVEKRLAELDDPPHLYVAGESLGSFGGARAFDSLADSARRTAGALWVGPPASMHLRREAERIRRSGSTQVRPVVGDGEDFLFVNRTSDFDRVEADSRPHSVFLQQADDGVVWWDWDTAYSRPDWLEEPLDAEVNPDMRWTPLTTFLQLAVDMAVSNDFDEGQGHLYGTMPLTAWHAILAPAGWDEQKVERLRERLESVQR